TCGCGTTCGCCCGCGCGGCGTTCACCTGCTTGGCCATCTCGGCCGTCCCGGCCGTACCGGCCCCGGGTGAGGCGACCGCGGCCGCCGGGACGCCCATGGCGACCGCCAGGAGTCCGGCGAGCGCGGATGCGAGGATGAACAGGCTCCGGCTGCGTAACCGCCCGGGCATCGCGGACCTCCACAGGGTTGTCCTCGGTGGCGCACCAGGCGTCACCGCTTCGGTCGACCTCACTTGTTGCCGCCCGCTCCGGGCAGTCCGCCCTGCAGGCCGGCGAGGAAGTACTTGGACAAGAAGACGAACAGCACCAGCAACGGAATGCTCGCGATCGCGTACCCCGCGAACAACGGGCCGTACTCCGTGGCGTTCTGGGTCTGGAAGAACTGCAGCCCGGCGGACACGGTGCGCAGTTCGTTCTCGGTGACGGTGAGCAGTGGCCAGAAGAAGTCGTTCCAGACGCCGATCACCGTGACCAGCGCGATGGTTCCGACCACCGGAAGTGACAGCGGCAGGGCGATCGAGACGAACAGGCGTGGCCCTCCGGCACCGTCGACCCGGGCCGCATCGAACAACTCCTGCGGCAACTGCTCGACGAACGTCTTCATCAGCAGGGTTCCGAGGACCGCTCCGCCGACCAGGTGGGGTATCACCAGGACGACCCGGGTGTTCAGCAGGCCGAGGTCACGCATCAGCACGAACATCGGGATCAGGCTCGCGATGCCCGGCACCATGAGCAGGGCGGCGACCAGCCCGAACAGCACGTTGCGGCCGAAGAACCGATACCGCGCGAAGACGAACGCCGCGACCGTGCACAGGACGAGCGCACCGACGATGGCCGCCGCCGCCACGACCACCGACGTCACGAAGTACGGCCGGACCTGGGTCCAGGCCCGGGTGTAGTTCTCCAGGTGCAGCGGGAGGGTCGGAAGCCACCAGGACTCGTAGTACTGCTGGTTGGTCTTGAAGGACGTGACCGCCATGAACAGGAACGGGAACAGCCCCACGAACACGATCAGGCTGAGCACGGCCTTGATCGCGGCCTGCCGGCGCCGGCGGTGACGTCTAGAGCGGACGGACATCGGCGTCGCCCCTCCTGCGTACGAACACGATCACGACGCTCAGCGCGATGGTCATCGCGAACAGCGTGGTGGACAGTGCCGCGGCGTAGCCCCACTGGCTGCCCTGGAACGCCACGCCCAGCATCCGCAGGACCGGCACCTGGGTGGCGTTGTCGGGTCCTCCCCCGGTGAGCAGGTACGCCGCGAAGCCGTACTGCAGAACCCCGATCGTGGCCAGGAACACCAGCAGCTTCAACTGCCCGGTCATCAGCGGCAGGTCGATCGCGACGAGTCGGCGCAGCCGGCCACAGCCGTCGAGTTCGGCTGCCTCGAAGATCTCCGCGGAGACGTTCTGCAATGTCGTGAGGAAGACCAGGAACGGCAGGCCGGCCACGAAGGGGAAGCCGATGAACAGCAGGGACAACAGCGCGTACTTCGGGTCGCCGACCCAGTTCTGCGCCAGGAAGCCCAGACCAGTGCCGCGCAACACGCGGTTGATCACACCGTTACCCGGCTCGTACATCGCCGCCCACAACAACACCGTGACCACACCCGGGAACGCCATCGGCGCGATCAGCAACGTGCGGAAGGTGAACTGCGCGCGTTTGCTGTCCAGACTGATGATCAGCTCGGCTGCCAGCAGTGGAAGCGCCCAGGCGATGGTGACACCGAACACGAAGATGAAGCCGAGATTGCGGAACGACTTCCACCACAGGTCGTCGGCCATCATGGTGGCGTAGTTGCCTAGCCCGACGAACGGTGAGTCGAACCCGGGGCGCCACTCGTAGAACGAGTGCCAGATACCGCTGGCCGCCGGGTAGTACGCGAAGAGGGCGAGAGTCGCGAACAGCGGCGTGAGCGCGAGGTAGGCGTACCACGGGAAGCGGGTACGCCGTCGCCGGCGACCGTCCTGACCGTGCCGACCGGTCCGGCTGTCCGGACCCAGCCGGCGTCCACGGCCCTGCGCGCCGCGCCGGTCCTCGACCGCCGCGGTCGCTATTTCGCCCACGGCTCCTTGTCCCATTTGTTGTCCTTGACGGCCTGCCGCTGCCCCTTGGTCCACATGTCCTGCAGGTAGGACTCCTGCTGGGACAGGGATTTCGTGCCCAGCAGCCAGCCTTCGTACAGGCTGAGGGTGGTCACCCCCGGTGGCCCGCCCGGCACGGCCAACGGGATCGAGTCGCCCCAGGTGCCGTCGGCGAAAGCCTTCGTGGCCGCCGCACCGCCGGCACCCTCGACCGCGGAGATGCCCCCGGTCCGCGACAGCCAGGGCTGGATGTTCGCAGGCGTACTGACGAACTGCAGGAACTTGATCGCCGCGGCCAGCTTGTCGCCCTTGATGGTCGACGGGATCATGTAGCTCGTGCCGCCGACTCCGGCTCCGAAGCGGGCCGGCGCTCCCGTCGCCAGCGGGGTCGACTCCCTGGTGACCTGCGGAAAGGGCATGCTGGCGAAGGGAAACTTCACGTCCTTCAGCGCGCTCACCCCGAAGTTCACGCCCCATGCCATGCCGGCCTTCCCGGATGCGAAGTCGCGCAGGCCGACGACCGCTCCGTTGAGCCCCTCGGTGTTGCCGGACCAGTCCTTGTCCACGCAGGCGTCCCACATCCGCTTGATAAGCCTGTGGGACTCCACCACCGGCGGCGTCTTCGTGGTGAGTTCTCCGGTCAGCACCGCCTTCGCCATCGACTTCCCGGCCACGACCGGCGCACCGGTGGAGGAGGCGGCCTTACCCGGTTTACCGTCCACGGTGTAGACGTTCAGCTTGTCGACCCAGCTGTCGAGGAGCATCCCGCTGATCGTGGCCATGGTCCAGCCCGGGCCGAGGTCTGAGCGGTCCATCGCAAGTGGCGTGTATCCCGCGGCTTTCAGCCGTCCACACGCGCCGACCAGGTCCTCGAAGGTCCGTACGGGTGCCTTGAGCCCGGCCTTGTCGAAGGCCTCACGGTTGTAGAAGATGCCGGTGCCGACCAGGTTGAACGGGACGAACTCCACGTGTCCGTCCGCGTTTCGGCTGGCCGGGTTGCCGATTCCGTAGTACCGCTTCCGGAAGACGTCCAGCCAGCGTCGACTGCCCGGGCCACTCTTGATGTAGGGGTTCGGCTTCTTCAGGTAGTCGTCCAGCGAGGTCACCATGTAGGGCTGGTGCGGTGCCTGGTTGAAGACGAGTTCGGGCGCGGTCCCGGCGGCGAGGTGGGTCGAGATCGTCTGGCTGAAACTGTTCAGGGGAAGGACGACGGTCTTCACCTTGATGTCGGGCTCGGCCTTCTCGAAGGCCGCGACCAGATCTTCCCAGGGTTTACCGAACGACGAACCGCTGTCGTTCCACTGGTTCGGTCCTTCGACGGTGATGGTGAGCTTGCCGTCGCCGCCGGTCGAGTCATCGGAGCCACTCGCGCAGGCCGCGCCGGAGAGCGCCAGCAGCAGCGACACCGCGAGAAGCAGGGGTGACCGCAGCCGGCGCGGCCGAGCCGTGCGCGGGACCGCGCGAATGTGGGGCGCGACCATCCTGGTCCCTTCCGGCACAGAGGTTGGGCGGAACACACGCGAGCGGAACGCGGGCGGTTCCACGCATCCTCTGTTGCCGGTCGGACGGTGTCCAGATCACTGTCCGCAGCCGGTCCGGCACGTCCAGCATTGTCCACCACCGTTCAAAGTCTTTCAGCGTCGTTCAACATCGTTCAGCACTGACGACATGGCGTCGTTCTCATCGCGGCCACAGCGCGAGGATGATGGTGAGCCCGATGACGCCGTCGAAGACCGCGCACGCCTCGGCGTACGCCCGCGGCACCACGGACCTCGCGCGGTGGTGGGCGACGTCCCAACCGGCGTGGACCAACCAGCCGCTGCCGACGAGGATGGCGGCGAGCCGCTCGTGGGCGCCGAGCGCGGCGAGGAAGAGAACCACGTAGAGGACCAGTCCACCGAGCTGGATCGCGAGCACTCGGCGGTCTCCGAACTGCCGGCGCCAGAACCCGATCACGATGTACGCGACGGGCAGGACCAGCATCACCCACATGAAGTCCGGCATCGGGTTGTCCACCCAGGCGCCCACGGCTACCACCAGGCCGAGCAGGCTCGGCCACCGGTGCGCGACCGCGGCGCCGACGCGCCGCAGCCCGCGCCGCAGCCCACCGCTCGGTTCGGCAGCCGGTACCCGACGGTGGTGATGGCGCGTGTACTCCCCCGGCCGGGCGAGCATCGCCACCGCCATCGCCGGCAGCATCAGCACGTGGCCGCCGAGCATCACGACGTCGCCGGAGACGGCGTCGAGCCAGTACGGCACGAGGAACGCCAGGAACGGCACGTACATCGCCGCGCTCATCTGCGCGATCGGGACCCAGCCGTGCCCCCGGTACCGCATCCAGATCGCCATCCCGATGGCCATGTTGGTCGCCATCACCAGGGCACCGGCGTCAACCCGGCCGAGGATCTCCCGGCCACCGAGAACGACCGTCGCGGTCGTCCAGACCGGGCCGAGCAGCATCATGCCGGCGACCATGGCCACCACCATCTCGAGGTAGTGCCGACCGGCGATCCACAGTGGACGGTCCCGGCGCCGGGGCGGAGCGGTGTTGGTGAGCTGTTGTGTCGTCATGGGTCGAGCGTGGAGCCGGGCGGGCGCAGTCCCCAGATGCGGATTGTCATCGGCTGCCCGTGCACTTCCCACGTCCTGTCGCGGCTCCGGCGCCGGACGGGGCGATCGGGTGGTCCGCGACCCTAGGATCTGAGAGGTGACCACGCTGAGCACGACCGCCGCGGGCGAGCCCGCCGACGCCGCGGACCCTCCGCTGCGGCGGGCCCGGTGGGCCACCGTCGGGTCGCTCGCCGCGGGCTGGCTGGCCTGCATGACGATGCCGTACCTCGCCGTCATCAGGGAGCAGCGCCCGACGTGGGCCGTCCTCGGCGCCGTGGGCACCACCGCGTTCGGGATCACGCTGGCCGGTTGCCTCTACGCCACCGCGACACCGTGGCTGGCCGCCCGTACCCGCCGGTGGCTGCTGGTCGCGTTCGGCGCCGCCTGTGTGGGGTCGGTGCCATTGGTCGCCCCTGTCGGCGGCAGCGAGTGGCTGACCTGGGCGTGGTTCGGCGGGACGATCGCCGGCTTCTCGCCGATGCTCACCAGCCGGCGGTACGCGCTGGCGGTGACGGTCGCGGTGCTCGGCTGCGCGACCGCGGTGGCGTTGGCGACGGGTTCCGCGGTGTGGGCGTTCCTGGTGGTGACCGTCTCGCTCGCGGTGTCCGTCGCGGCTCTGAGCGGGCTGCAGCTCTGGTTGTGGAGCCTGCTCCTGCAGGCACGAGCAGGGCGCGACGCGCAAGCTCGGCTTGCGGTGACCGAGGAACGCCTGCGGTTCGCCCGCGACGTGCACGACCTGCTCGGCCACCGGCTCGCCGTGATCGCGTTGAAGGCCGAGCTCGCCGCCCGGCTGGCCGGCACCGATCCCGGCCGGGCGGCCGAGGAATCGGCGCAGGTGCAACATCTCGCCGCCACAGCGTTGTCGGAGGTACGTGAAGCCGTGCACGGCTACCGAACCGTCGACCTGTCCGATCAGCTGACCGCTGTCAACGCGGTCTTGCGTTCGTCCGGAATCCGTTGTACGGCAACGAACTCCGCCGGCGAGCTGCCGGTCGAAGTCGCCACCGCGTTCGCCCTCACCCTGCGGGAGGCGGGTACGAACGTGCTCCGGCACAGCCGGGCCACCTGGGCCACGATCGAGATCGCCCGTGCCGCGAACCAGGCGACGCTCACCGTCTCCAACGACGGCGCGGACCGGTCCGGCCCCGACCGGCACAGCTTCGGCCTGCGCGGGGTGGCCGACCGGCTCGCGGACCTCGGCGGTTCGCTGCACGTCGAGGAGGTGAACGACGTGTTCACGCTCACCGCAACCGTGCCGACAGCGCCCCTGCCTGCCGAGGCGACCGGGCCGGCAACGACGACCACGCCGGCCGGCCAGTGATCCGGGTACTCCTCGCCGACGACGAGGAACTCATCCGTACCGCGCTCGCTGCGCTGCTCGACCTCGAGCCCGACCTGGACGTGGTCGCCCAGGCACCCGACGGCACCGCAGCGGTCGAGGCGGCCCGGGCGCACCGGCCCGACGTCGCCGTGGTCGACCTGCAGATGCCGGGCCTGGACGGGCTGGAGGTCACCGCCGAGCTTCGGCGCGTCCTCCCGTCCTGCGAGGTGGTCATCCTCACCGGCCGCGGCCGTCCACCACATCTGCAGAAGGCACTCGCCGCCGGCGCGAAAGGCTTTCTGCCCAAGGGATCTCCCGGTGGTGCGCTCGCCGAGGTGATCCGGCGGGTGGCGGCCGGCGGCCGGTACGTCGATCCGGCGCTGGCCGCCGACGCGCTCAGTGCCCCCGAATGCCCGTTGAGCCCACGTGAGCTGGAGGTGCTTCGCCTCGCGGAGTACGACACCCCGCTCACGGTCGTGGCCCGCCGGATGAACCTCTCCCACGGCACAGTCCGCAACTACCTCGCCGCGGCGGTCACCAAGCTCGGCGTACGCACCCGGGCCGAGGCGTTCCGCGCCGCCCACGACGCCGGCTGGCTCTGACCCGCGCCAGGTCCACGCATTTCAACCACTCGAGCTGGACGAGCGTCCACAGAGGCGTGATCTACCTGCGGACGCGGGAGTACACCGCTCCAGCCAGGTCGCGGACGAACCTCGATGGGCGGCGGTTCGACAATCCCATCGATCGCGCTGCACGCTGCGTGAACTCATCTGCACCCGCGCGCCAGAACCACGAGTCGCGGTCCGTCGCCAACGAATACATCTCGGCGAACCCGCGATCCTTCTCGGCGGGCAGATGCCAAAGCGTCAACTCGGGCTCACAGCCATCGACCGTGCGGTGACGGGCCGCAGTCCAGATCCGACGCACAAACGGCGACAGATTCACTACGGGCACACCCCGCAATGCGAAAGCCATGATGTGCTCCTCGGTCGTGAACCTCGACTCGTGGCGCTCGTAACGATCCAGCGATAGCCGCCATGCCGACTCGGCGCGATCGATCAGAGTCGGAGCGAGCCCGGCAGGCACGACGTAACACTCGCCACCGAAGTGCTGGGGAGGAGAGTCTGTCGCCTCACCGAGCTCGGTGTGCAGTTCGGCGGCCTGCCTTCGCGTCAACCCGTTCACATCATGGTCCACGGGATAGCTCAACGGGAGCGCTCCGACCGCATCCCCACACGCCGCACGCATGTCACCCAGAGGCCGGACGCACAGCACGTCCGGATCGACATAGAGAACCTGCTTGGCCGCGGCTGGCTGGCCCAGCGCGTCGAGCATGTAGAGCGACGCCGCGAAACTCCTGTTGAACCCCGCAGGTGGCTCGTGAGCGAATGGCTCCAACTGCTCCGATACGCCGAGGCCATGCAACTGCCGTGCGAACTCCTCGGGCGCCGTATGGTTGGTCACAAGGATCAGATCGACGTCCGGATTCCAGCGCCGCACCGACGCGAACGTCACCACCATTGCCCGGTAATAGGTCGCCAAGTGATTGTCCGCCCTGATGTTCGGGCTCTGCTCGGCTGACGCGCGGACAAAGGGGATGACTATGGAGATCACGGAAGCTGACCTTAGTCGCTGATCCCCCGTCGACTCCGGACGGCGGATCGACCCTCACACATTCTGCCGTACGACGTTCCACGACGGACGGCTGTTGAGCGCGTGTACGTCCATGTCGCTGAGCCGCCGCTGCGCCTCGCGCATGGTGCCGAGCTCGTCCGGAGTCAGCACGTCGGTGATGTCGTCGAACCCCTCGGGCGCGCGTTCGGTGACCAGCGCGATGGTCGCCTCCATGGGCAGCTCGCGCTGGGCGAGCACGAGTTCGGAGGTGGCCGGTCTGCGCTCGGCTTCGTACGCCGCCAGCCCAGCAACCGGGTCGGCGGCCACAGCCAGCTCCCTCGCCAGCACCCGGGCGTCCACCACGGCCTGCGAGCCGCCGTTGGAGCCCACGGGGTACATCGGGTGCGCGGCGTCCCCGAGCAGCGTGACCCGGCCGGTCCCCCAGCTGGGCAAGGGGTCCTTGTCCACCATCGGGTGCTCCAGGATCCGTTCCGTACCTGAGATGATCGAGGCGATGTCCGGGCTGGTAAGCCGCCAGCCGCCGAAGTGCGGGAGTACGTCCTCCAGCCGTCCTCGCCGGGACAGGTCCGCGTCCGGGACCGGGCCCGGGGCGGCGAGCGTCACCTCGGCCACCCAGTTGAGCAGCGCTCTCCCCTGGGCCCGAGCGGCGCGGGCCGACACGGGGTAGACCACGAACTTCACCGACCGGTTGGAGCCGGCGACGAGCATCGTGGCGCCGTTGAGGTACGACTCACCCTCCACCGTCCCTCGCCACACCCGGATCCCGCTCCACAGCAGCGGCCCGTCGCCGGGGTGCAGCTGCGCGCGGACGGTCGAGTGGAGGCCGTCCGCGCCGACGAGGACG
This Actinopolymorpha cephalotaxi DNA region includes the following protein-coding sequences:
- a CDS encoding carbohydrate ABC transporter permease, with translation MSVRSRRHRRRRQAAIKAVLSLIVFVGLFPFLFMAVTSFKTNQQYYESWWLPTLPLHLENYTRAWTQVRPYFVTSVVVAAAAIVGALVLCTVAAFVFARYRFFGRNVLFGLVAALLMVPGIASLIPMFVLMRDLGLLNTRVVLVIPHLVGGAVLGTLLMKTFVEQLPQELFDAARVDGAGGPRLFVSIALPLSLPVVGTIALVTVIGVWNDFFWPLLTVTENELRTVSAGLQFFQTQNATEYGPLFAGYAIASIPLLVLFVFLSKYFLAGLQGGLPGAGGNK
- a CDS encoding carbohydrate ABC transporter permease; the encoded protein is MGEIATAAVEDRRGAQGRGRRLGPDSRTGRHGQDGRRRRRTRFPWYAYLALTPLFATLALFAYYPAASGIWHSFYEWRPGFDSPFVGLGNYATMMADDLWWKSFRNLGFIFVFGVTIAWALPLLAAELIISLDSKRAQFTFRTLLIAPMAFPGVVTVLLWAAMYEPGNGVINRVLRGTGLGFLAQNWVGDPKYALLSLLFIGFPFVAGLPFLVFLTTLQNVSAEIFEAAELDGCGRLRRLVAIDLPLMTGQLKLLVFLATIGVLQYGFAAYLLTGGGPDNATQVPVLRMLGVAFQGSQWGYAAALSTTLFAMTIALSVVIVFVRRRGDADVRPL
- a CDS encoding ABC transporter substrate-binding protein, encoding MVAPHIRAVPRTARPRRLRSPLLLAVSLLLALSGAACASGSDDSTGGDGKLTITVEGPNQWNDSGSSFGKPWEDLVAAFEKAEPDIKVKTVVLPLNSFSQTISTHLAAGTAPELVFNQAPHQPYMVTSLDDYLKKPNPYIKSGPGSRRWLDVFRKRYYGIGNPASRNADGHVEFVPFNLVGTGIFYNREAFDKAGLKAPVRTFEDLVGACGRLKAAGYTPLAMDRSDLGPGWTMATISGMLLDSWVDKLNVYTVDGKPGKAASSTGAPVVAGKSMAKAVLTGELTTKTPPVVESHRLIKRMWDACVDKDWSGNTEGLNGAVVGLRDFASGKAGMAWGVNFGVSALKDVKFPFASMPFPQVTRESTPLATGAPARFGAGVGGTSYMIPSTIKGDKLAAAIKFLQFVSTPANIQPWLSRTGGISAVEGAGGAAATKAFADGTWGDSIPLAVPGGPPGVTTLSLYEGWLLGTKSLSQQESYLQDMWTKGQRQAVKDNKWDKEPWAK
- a CDS encoding sensor histidine kinase, with protein sequence MTTLSTTAAGEPADAADPPLRRARWATVGSLAAGWLACMTMPYLAVIREQRPTWAVLGAVGTTAFGITLAGCLYATATPWLAARTRRWLLVAFGAACVGSVPLVAPVGGSEWLTWAWFGGTIAGFSPMLTSRRYALAVTVAVLGCATAVALATGSAVWAFLVVTVSLAVSVAALSGLQLWLWSLLLQARAGRDAQARLAVTEERLRFARDVHDLLGHRLAVIALKAELAARLAGTDPGRAAEESAQVQHLAATALSEVREAVHGYRTVDLSDQLTAVNAVLRSSGIRCTATNSAGELPVEVATAFALTLREAGTNVLRHSRATWATIEIARAANQATLTVSNDGADRSGPDRHSFGLRGVADRLADLGGSLHVEEVNDVFTLTATVPTAPLPAEATGPATTTTPAGQ
- a CDS encoding response regulator transcription factor, which translates into the protein MIRVLLADDEELIRTALAALLDLEPDLDVVAQAPDGTAAVEAARAHRPDVAVVDLQMPGLDGLEVTAELRRVLPSCEVVILTGRGRPPHLQKALAAGAKGFLPKGSPGGALAEVIRRVAAGGRYVDPALAADALSAPECPLSPRELEVLRLAEYDTPLTVVARRMNLSHGTVRNYLAAAVTKLGVRTRAEAFRAAHDAGWL
- a CDS encoding flavin-dependent oxidoreductase, with the protein product MKVLIVGGGIGGLTAALSLHAAGVDCEVVESVVVPRPLGVGINLQPHAVRELVELGLGEALADLGIPTSRMVYTDRFGGTIVAIPRGRFAGYDWPQYSIHRGELQMMLLERVRERLGGISTGLVLEDFEQGDAGVTALLRDVRTGERVPRTGDVLVGADGLHSTVRAQLHPGDGPLLWSGIRVWRGTVEGESYLNGATMLVAGSNRSVKFVVYPVSARAARAQGRALLNWVAEVTLAAPGPVPDADLSRRGRLEDVLPHFGGWRLTSPDIASIISGTERILEHPMVDKDPLPSWGTGRVTLLGDAAHPMYPVGSNGGSQAVVDARVLARELAVAADPVAGLAAYEAERRPATSELVLAQRELPMEATIALVTERAPEGFDDITDVLTPDELGTMREAQRRLSDMDVHALNSRPSWNVVRQNV